A genomic segment from Williamwhitmania sp. encodes:
- a CDS encoding 5'-nucleotidase C-terminal domain-containing protein — protein MKRNFLFVILWLFSQLAFGQSQQLELKVLQTSDVHGAIFPFDFINNKPLDASLAQVETYVKEVKASGIPYLLLDNGDILQGQPESYVYNYVRTDVPHLVARVYNYMGYDAAEEGNHDIEAGHPVFDRVVKESNFPWLGANAVKEGTHDPYFKPYVVFNRDGLKVAVLGLITPGIPSWLPKDLWSGMEFDDMVETAKRWMEVIKTKEKPDVIIGLFHSGTDPAYGHVDSLSYKNENASVVVAMKVAGFDAIMIGHDHFAICKKVVGPTGDSVVVLNPGHGAQYVSELTIKAYRDSNGKLVKHCSGRIVPMRGVAADPEFMKTFADDYKAVNDFVSKPIGSFAKSISTKDAYFGPSAFIDYIHSIQIKNSGADVSFAAPLSFVTEVHAGPIYVRDLFKLYKYENRLFTIWLTGKEIKNYLEFSYGDWFNQMKSVDDHLILFETDAQGNVVLDNRGHAKVKNRYYNFDSAYGIYYTVDVTKPVGERITILKMANGEPFDMNKRYTVALNSYRASGGGGHLTLGAGIPESELHSRVVKMGDTDFRMVILEAISAQKGAVDPVAADFWSVIPNAYLKAGKAKDFPLLFGTKNDGE, from the coding sequence ATGAAAAGAAATTTCCTATTTGTCATTCTCTGGCTTTTCTCGCAATTGGCCTTTGGTCAATCTCAGCAGTTGGAACTTAAGGTGCTTCAAACATCCGATGTGCACGGAGCCATTTTCCCCTTCGACTTTATTAATAATAAACCGCTGGATGCATCGCTTGCGCAGGTTGAAACCTACGTTAAAGAGGTAAAGGCCTCCGGTATTCCATATCTTTTGCTCGACAACGGCGATATTCTGCAGGGTCAGCCCGAATCGTATGTATACAACTACGTGAGAACAGATGTTCCTCACCTAGTTGCGCGAGTGTATAACTACATGGGTTACGATGCTGCCGAAGAGGGAAATCACGACATTGAAGCTGGCCATCCGGTTTTTGACAGGGTGGTAAAGGAGTCGAATTTTCCTTGGCTTGGAGCGAATGCTGTAAAGGAGGGTACTCACGACCCTTACTTTAAGCCTTACGTAGTATTTAATCGCGATGGGTTGAAAGTTGCTGTGCTAGGGCTAATAACCCCCGGAATTCCTAGCTGGCTGCCCAAGGACTTATGGTCGGGGATGGAGTTCGATGATATGGTTGAAACCGCCAAGCGTTGGATGGAGGTTATTAAGACTAAGGAAAAACCGGATGTGATTATTGGGCTTTTCCACAGTGGTACCGATCCTGCCTATGGCCATGTTGATTCTCTCTCCTACAAGAATGAAAATGCCAGCGTTGTGGTGGCCATGAAGGTTGCCGGGTTTGATGCCATCATGATCGGGCATGACCACTTTGCCATCTGTAAAAAGGTTGTTGGCCCTACTGGTGATTCCGTAGTTGTGTTGAACCCGGGTCATGGGGCACAATACGTTTCGGAGCTTACCATAAAGGCATATCGCGATAGTAACGGAAAACTGGTGAAGCACTGTAGTGGAAGAATAGTTCCCATGAGGGGTGTGGCAGCCGATCCTGAATTTATGAAGACTTTTGCCGACGACTACAAGGCTGTGAATGATTTTGTGTCGAAGCCAATAGGTTCTTTCGCTAAGTCGATAAGTACGAAGGATGCCTACTTCGGTCCTTCTGCCTTTATCGATTATATCCACTCTATTCAGATAAAAAACAGTGGTGCTGATGTCTCTTTTGCTGCACCCCTTTCGTTTGTAACCGAAGTTCATGCCGGACCAATATACGTGCGCGACCTATTTAAGCTCTATAAATACGAAAACCGATTGTTTACTATTTGGCTTACAGGTAAGGAGATTAAAAACTACCTAGAGTTCTCGTATGGTGACTGGTTCAACCAGATGAAGAGCGTTGATGACCACCTTATCCTTTTTGAAACTGATGCCCAGGGCAACGTGGTCCTCGACAATAGAGGGCACGCAAAGGTGAAGAATCGTTACTACAACTTCGACTCAGCATATGGTATTTATTACACCGTGGATGTTACAAAACCTGTTGGAGAGCGGATTACCATTTTGAAAATGGCCAATGGCGAGCCGTTCGATATGAATAAACGGTACACCGTTGCCTTGAACTCCTACCGAGCCTCTGGCGGCGGGGGACATTTGACCTTGGGTGCAGGAATTCCCGAGAGTGAGCTTCATAGCAGAGTTGTCAAGATGGGTGATACCGATTTCCGTATGGTAATACTGGAGGCAATATCGGCACAAAAAGGTGCTGTAGATCCGGTTGCCGCTGACTTCTGGAGCGTTATTCCTAACGCATATTTAAAGGCCGGTAAGGCTAAGGACTTTCCGCTGCTTTTTGGAACAAAAAATGATGGAGAATAG
- a CDS encoding 7-carboxy-7-deazaguanine synthase QueE: MMENSMSEVDIFEGGRRLPLVEDFYTIQGEGFNSGKPAYFIRLGGCDVGCSWCDARYTWNPKLYPPVDIDEIVARAASFPAQAVVVTGGEPTLYPLDQLCNKLKEKNILTFIETSGAHPLTGTWDWVCLSPKIYQPPLPEVFARASELKVIINSERDFEWAEENAAKVLDSCMLYLQPEWSVYKRIIPLVVEYAKEHPRWNVSIQIHKYMHIP, from the coding sequence ATGATGGAGAATAGTATGTCTGAGGTCGATATATTTGAGGGGGGCAGAAGGCTTCCCCTCGTGGAGGATTTTTATACAATTCAGGGCGAGGGCTTTAATAGCGGTAAGCCTGCCTACTTCATTCGCTTAGGTGGTTGTGACGTGGGCTGCAGTTGGTGCGATGCTCGCTATACCTGGAACCCTAAGCTCTATCCACCGGTTGATATAGACGAGATAGTTGCCCGTGCAGCGTCGTTTCCTGCTCAAGCCGTGGTGGTTACTGGGGGAGAACCCACATTGTATCCACTCGATCAACTCTGCAATAAGTTGAAAGAGAAGAATATTCTCACCTTTATCGAGACGTCGGGGGCGCACCCGCTCACAGGAACATGGGATTGGGTTTGCCTATCACCAAAAATATACCAGCCGCCGCTTCCGGAAGTTTTTGCTCGGGCTAGTGAGCTCAAGGTGATTATTAATTCGGAGCGTGATTTTGAATGGGCAGAAGAAAATGCTGCAAAGGTGCTGGATAGCTGCATGCTTTATCTTCAGCCAGAGTGGAGCGTATATAAGCGTATAATTCCTCTTGTAGTTGAGTATGCAAAGGAGCATCCTCGATGGAATGTCTCCATACAAATTCACAAGTATATGCATATTCCATAG